Proteins from a single region of Campylobacter sputorum:
- a CDS encoding fibronectin type III domain-containing protein: MKICKYLISGICFAIFLNGCATKLPNSTNPNLPIVENIKTISDMTEIAFEWSSLGSNENIEGFYLYRKDSNSNSFNIVANIKDRYATHYVDTKLSPEITYDYMMKSYDVSNNASRQSEIVSVRTQNLIESVPFAQTIQGLPDRVKVLWRPHPDLRVDSYIIERSEVGSSSWKQIAEIKGRLNAEYIDKKVDAGRSYKYRISVKTTSGIISRPSEIFNAQTKPKPYPVTGLNATNSEPKKIVLNWDANTNEDFSHYNVYAKSSKFLPYKLIATTKTNSYTDLVNENGATKTYVVTAVDTTDLESDKQIQGVVGSTLSAPKSPVFTRADYTGGAVMLAWDPKDDKTVSYVLKKSSSDKESSFELSDTTYADSDLTIGETYKYKIIGIDEYGINSQESDEVTILAK; encoded by the coding sequence ATGAAAATTTGCAAATACCTAATATCAGGAATTTGTTTTGCGATATTTCTAAATGGGTGTGCCACAAAATTACCAAATAGCACAAATCCTAATCTACCTATAGTTGAAAATATAAAAACTATAAGCGATATGACAGAAATTGCTTTTGAATGGTCATCTCTTGGTAGCAATGAAAATATAGAAGGATTTTATTTATATAGAAAAGACAGTAATTCTAATAGTTTTAATATAGTTGCAAATATAAAAGATAGATATGCTACTCATTATGTTGATACTAAATTATCTCCTGAAATAACATATGATTATATGATGAAATCATATGATGTTTCAAATAATGCTTCTAGGCAAAGCGAGATTGTCAGCGTTAGAACGCAAAATTTGATAGAATCTGTTCCGTTTGCTCAAACCATACAAGGTTTGCCAGATAGAGTTAAAGTTCTTTGGAGACCACATCCTGATTTAAGGGTTGATAGCTATATAATAGAAAGAAGCGAAGTTGGCAGTAGTAGTTGGAAACAGATAGCTGAGATAAAAGGTAGATTAAATGCAGAATATATCGATAAAAAAGTTGATGCCGGTAGATCTTATAAGTATAGAATTAGTGTAAAAACTACTTCTGGCATAATATCAAGACCAAGCGAAATTTTTAACGCTCAAACTAAGCCAAAGCCATATCCAGTTACAGGACTAAACGCAACAAATTCAGAACCTAAAAAAATAGTTCTTAATTGGGATGCTAATACAAACGAGGATTTTTCGCATTATAATGTTTATGCTAAAAGTAGTAAATTTTTGCCATATAAGCTAATTGCTACCACAAAAACAAATTCTTATACTGATTTAGTAAATGAAAATGGTGCCACAAAAACATATGTGGTAACAGCTGTTGATACAACTGATTTAGAAAGTGATAAACAAATTCAAGGCGTTGTTGGAAGTACATTGTCTGCTCCTAAAAGTCCAGTTTTTACAAGAGCTGATTATACGGGCGGTGCAGTTATGTTAGCTTGGGATCCAAAAGATGATAAAACCGTGAGTTATGTTTTAAAAAAAAGTAGTAGCGATAAAGAGAGTAGTTTTGAGTTAAGCGATACAACTTATGCAGATAGCGATTTAACGATAGGTGAAACATATAAATATAAGATTATTGGGATTGATGAGTATGGAATAAACTCTCAAGAATCTGATGAAGTTACTATTTTGGCTAAATAG
- the trmB gene encoding tRNA (guanosine(46)-N7)-methyltransferase TrmB, with protein sequence MPNFVASSINKPKFPFVIHDVSFLWSAKSKFDDIVLVKIDNEEFFITIKKRKNDFVLKGEKITRPAKVGLLQKALSVFKDEFCKDILSDTIAIKKNRLVKQTPLLVDEESLLNFLDTTKFKKIFIEIGFGSGRHLLYQARKNEDTLVIGIEVYKPCIEQVAKLAMVENLNNILLLNSDARIIFSLIKTSSIDRVFMHFPVPWEKAEHRRVISENFAKETKRILKQNGKFELRSDDRDYIDFSIKHFLNLPHSNLEIQKDVNLQISSKYEDRWKKQHKNIYDMFFTNLEKNVFEDTKFDMVFDEIYDVVAIKNSFKNITIKKEGYFVHLENCYEKSDDEILIKLSLGAFYKPEHCYIFISLQKCEYFIKKPLATKENFMAHMALKEFLKKCHIL encoded by the coding sequence ATGCCAAATTTTGTTGCTAGTTCTATAAATAAACCTAAATTCCCTTTTGTTATCCATGATGTTAGTTTTTTGTGGAGCGCAAAAAGTAAGTTTGATGATATTGTTTTAGTTAAAATTGATAATGAAGAGTTTTTCATAACGATAAAAAAAAGAAAAAATGACTTTGTATTAAAAGGCGAAAAGATCACTAGGCCAGCAAAAGTTGGACTTTTGCAAAAAGCACTGAGTGTTTTTAAAGATGAGTTTTGTAAAGATATATTAAGCGATACAATAGCTATTAAAAAAAATAGATTAGTAAAACAAACTCCTCTTTTGGTTGATGAAGAGAGTCTTTTAAATTTTCTTGATACAACAAAATTTAAAAAGATTTTTATAGAAATTGGTTTTGGATCGGGCAGACATTTGCTTTATCAAGCTAGAAAAAACGAAGATACTTTAGTAATTGGTATAGAAGTTTATAAGCCTTGCATAGAACAAGTTGCAAAACTTGCAATGGTTGAAAATTTAAATAACATTTTGCTTTTAAATTCAGATGCTAGAATTATTTTTTCTTTGATTAAAACTAGCAGTATAGATAGAGTTTTTATGCATTTTCCAGTTCCTTGGGAAAAAGCAGAACATAGAAGAGTCATATCTGAAAATTTTGCAAAAGAAACTAAAAGAATTTTAAAACAAAATGGTAAATTTGAATTAAGAAGCGATGATAGGGATTATATTGATTTTAGTATAAAACATTTTCTAAATTTACCTCATTCAAATTTAGAAATACAAAAAGATGTAAATTTGCAAATTAGCAGTAAATACGAAGATAGATGGAAAAAACAGCATAAAAATATATATGATATGTTTTTTACAAATTTAGAAAAAAATGTGTTTGAAGATACGAAATTTGATATGGTTTTTGATGAAATATATGATGTTGTGGCTATAAAAAATAGTTTTAAAAATATAACTATAAAAAAAGAAGGTTATTTTGTGCATTTAGAAAATTGTTATGAAAAATCAGATGATGAAATTTTAATAAAACTTTCTTTGGGTGCATTTTATAAACCAGAGCATTGTTATATTTTTATTAGTTTGCAAAAATGTGAATATTTTATAAAAAAACCACTAGCAACAAAGGAAAATTTTATGGCGCATATGGCTTTAAAGGAGTTTTTAAAAAAATGCCACATCCTATAA
- a CDS encoding FtsW/RodA/SpoVE family cell cycle protein, with protein MIRLDKRILTHFDYIQVILIIPIVILSYILVSDANDMLASKQLVYFGIGAICFILFFLIPIKKLEWLIPIVYWVNIILLFSVDIIGVSKLGAQRWLEIPFVHFTIQPSEIMKPAFLLMLAYMIKQKPPEKDGYGLKDFIKISFYIILPFILILKEPDLGTALILFLVGYSILFVVGVNKKIWISLIVIAGILSPIIYENLHDYQKKRITDFISKEPSYQVKQSIIAIGSGGISGKPKDEVTQTKFKFLPIATSDFIFAYTIERFGFIGGSALMLIYFLLIIHLFSIVYWRKKDYFTIVMSVGLASMIFIYVGVNISMTIGFAPVVGVPLPFFSYGGSSFITFMCIFGILQNLITFRYDPLYRLVKIKF; from the coding sequence TTGATAAGACTTGACAAGCGTATTTTAACACATTTTGATTATATTCAAGTAATTTTAATAATACCAATAGTAATTTTATCATACATACTAGTTTCAGACGCAAATGATATGTTAGCTAGCAAACAACTTGTATATTTTGGCATTGGAGCTATATGTTTTATACTGTTTTTTTTAATACCCATTAAAAAACTTGAGTGGTTGATACCGATAGTTTATTGGGTAAATATAATTTTACTTTTTAGTGTTGATATAATTGGAGTTAGTAAGCTTGGTGCACAAAGATGGCTAGAAATTCCATTTGTCCATTTTACAATACAACCTAGCGAAATTATGAAGCCTGCATTTTTATTGATGTTAGCATATATGATAAAGCAAAAACCACCAGAAAAAGACGGGTATGGTTTAAAAGATTTTATAAAAATAAGTTTTTATATAATTTTACCGTTTATTTTAATTTTAAAAGAGCCTGATTTAGGAACTGCACTTATACTATTTTTAGTTGGATATAGCATACTTTTCGTAGTTGGAGTAAATAAAAAGATATGGATATCACTCATTGTAATTGCAGGAATTTTATCGCCAATAATATATGAAAATCTTCATGATTATCAAAAAAAGCGTATAACAGATTTTATATCAAAAGAACCAAGTTATCAAGTAAAACAATCAATAATAGCAATAGGAAGCGGCGGTATAAGTGGCAAACCAAAAGATGAAGTAACACAAACAAAATTTAAATTTTTACCAATCGCAACAAGTGATTTTATCTTTGCATACACCATAGAAAGATTTGGATTTATTGGAGGGAGTGCACTTATGCTAATTTATTTTTTACTTATAATTCATCTTTTTAGTATAGTGTATTGGAGAAAAAAAGATTATTTTACTATAGTTATGTCAGTTGGACTAGCTTCGATGATTTTTATTTATGTTGGAGTAAATATATCAATGACTATAGGATTTGCACCAGTTGTAGGAGTTCCGCTTCCATTTTTTAGCTATGGAGGAAGTAGTTTTATAACTTTTATGTGTATATTTGGGATTTTACAAAATTTAATAACCTTTAGATACGATCCGCTTTATAGACTTGTAAAAATTAAATTTTAA
- a CDS encoding molybdopterin-dependent oxidoreductase: MCMNRRNFLKATGVASAVLSTNPLLAGEKKLKSIPTASNVGAFFGEVDESGKLVKITPQISDKDPKIPWSEAWIDRVYSPTRIKYPCVRKSYLEAKGIKANSKPELRGKEEFVRVSWDEAIKLVLTKLQSVKPDEIYNASYGGWGHPGLLHNCSAAAGRFFNTVIGGAITMDGEHSNGAAGKVNTTIVGDLEVYSLQTAHEVILDNTQVYVMWGADILKCNQIDFKVANRANNPYYDKYAKSNIKFITIDPQLTPIAKKLNAKWIKIRPNTDVALMLGMMHYLYTSNQYDKEFIQKYTYGFEKFLPYLLGKTEDKVEKTPLWASKITGIEESVIKALADTFVKNRTFLAGNWAMQRAHHGEQADWTLMVLAAFIGQIGLPGGGFGFSMHYSGGGQASSGVMLPAGLPQGKNKVRAKIPASRISEAILNPGKKIKFKGGELTYPNVKIFYNVGANTLGHQPDSNSLIKALRTLDTVIVHEPWWTPTAKMADIVLPATTTLERDDISYGGSYSQDYVYAMKKVIEPLYEARDDYDVFEEMAKIVGVREHRKFTGGKTKMERIKGFYDRSDCPNYMSFEEFWEKGFLSFTPEESSYKYVRHADFREDPENNKLKTETGKLQIFSDKFDSYKLDDFKGHPIWLEPDEWLGDKEKTKEFPFHVVSPHPTYRIHSQLDNCFVRKLYKVGNREPVLINSDDAKKLGIKNGDTVEVFNNRGSLLAGVVVSDDIMSGVISIQEGVWYDPESFDNPRCNAGHVNVLTHHISTSSMAQATTANTCLANIKKVDAKPYVGIKAPVVKGV, translated from the coding sequence ATTTGTATGAATAGACGAAATTTTTTGAAAGCAACAGGTGTTGCAAGTGCTGTATTATCTACAAATCCGCTTTTAGCAGGCGAAAAAAAGCTAAAAAGCATTCCGACTGCTTCAAATGTAGGGGCATTTTTTGGAGAAGTTGATGAAAGTGGAAAATTGGTAAAAATTACTCCACAAATTTCAGATAAAGATCCTAAAATTCCATGGAGCGAGGCGTGGATAGATAGAGTCTATAGTCCTACTAGGATAAAGTATCCATGCGTAAGAAAAAGTTATCTTGAGGCAAAAGGCATAAAAGCAAACTCAAAGCCAGAACTTCGTGGTAAAGAAGAGTTTGTTAGGGTTAGCTGGGATGAGGCGATTAAGCTAGTTTTAACTAAACTTCAAAGCGTAAAACCAGATGAAATTTATAATGCAAGTTATGGTGGATGGGGTCATCCTGGTCTTTTACATAACTGTTCTGCAGCTGCTGGAAGATTTTTTAACACAGTAATTGGTGGTGCAATTACAATGGATGGAGAGCATAGTAACGGTGCAGCTGGTAAGGTAAATACAACTATAGTTGGGGATTTAGAAGTTTATTCGCTTCAAACAGCTCACGAAGTGATATTAGACAATACTCAAGTATATGTTATGTGGGGAGCTGATATTTTAAAATGTAATCAGATTGATTTTAAAGTTGCAAATAGAGCAAATAATCCATATTACGACAAATATGCTAAATCAAATATCAAATTTATAACAATTGATCCTCAATTAACGCCTATTGCTAAAAAACTAAATGCAAAATGGATAAAAATTCGTCCAAATACTGATGTTGCGTTAATGCTTGGTATGATGCACTATCTTTATACATCAAATCAATATGATAAAGAATTTATTCAAAAATATACTTATGGATTTGAGAAGTTTTTACCTTATTTGCTAGGAAAAACAGAAGATAAAGTAGAAAAAACACCTTTATGGGCTAGTAAAATTACAGGCATTGAAGAAAGTGTTATCAAAGCTTTGGCTGATACTTTTGTAAAAAATAGAACATTTTTAGCAGGAAACTGGGCTATGCAAAGAGCCCATCATGGCGAACAAGCAGACTGGACTTTGATGGTTTTAGCAGCATTTATAGGACAAATTGGACTTCCTGGTGGAGGATTTGGTTTTTCTATGCACTACTCAGGTGGTGGTCAAGCATCAAGTGGAGTTATGCTTCCAGCAGGTCTTCCACAAGGCAAAAATAAAGTTAGGGCTAAGATTCCAGCTTCAAGGATAAGTGAAGCTATCTTAAATCCAGGCAAAAAAATTAAATTTAAAGGTGGAGAATTAACATATCCAAATGTTAAAATTTTTTATAATGTAGGTGCAAATACTTTAGGGCATCAACCAGATTCAAATTCTTTAATTAAAGCTTTAAGAACTTTGGATACCGTGATAGTTCATGAGCCTTGGTGGACACCAACTGCTAAGATGGCTGATATAGTTTTACCAGCTACAACCACACTAGAAAGAGATGATATAAGCTATGGCGGAAGTTATTCGCAAGATTATGTTTATGCTATGAAAAAAGTTATTGAACCGCTTTATGAAGCAAGAGATGACTATGATGTTTTTGAAGAAATGGCAAAAATTGTTGGCGTTAGAGAACACCGTAAATTTACAGGCGGAAAAACCAAAATGGAGAGAATTAAAGGCTTTTATGATAGAAGTGATTGCCCAAATTATATGAGTTTTGAAGAGTTTTGGGAAAAAGGATTTTTAAGTTTTACTCCTGAAGAGAGTTCTTATAAGTATGTAAGACACGCTGATTTTAGAGAGGATCCAGAAAATAATAAGTTAAAAACAGAAACTGGCAAACTTCAAATTTTCTCAGATAAATTTGATAGTTATAAATTAGATGATTTTAAAGGTCATCCAATTTGGCTAGAACCTGATGAGTGGCTAGGCGATAAAGAAAAAACAAAAGAATTTCCATTTCATGTAGTAAGCCCACATCCAACTTATAGAATTCACTCTCAACTTGATAATTGTTTTGTAAGAAAACTTTATAAAGTAGGCAATAGAGAGCCAGTTTTAATAAATAGTGATGATGCTAAAAAGTTAGGCATTAAAAACGGAGATACTGTTGAAGTGTTTAATAATCGTGGTAGTTTATTAGCTGGAGTTGTTGTAAGTGATGATATAATGAGTGGAGTTATTTCTATCCAAGAAGGTGTTTGGTATGATCCTGAGAGCTTTGATAATCCAAGATGTAACGCAGGTCATGTAAATGTGCTTACTCATCATATATCAACTTCATCAATGGCACAAGCCACAACTGCAAATACATGCCTTGCAAATATCAAAAAAGTTGATGCTAAGCCTTATGTTGGCATAAAAGCACCAGTGGTAAAAGGAGTGTAG
- the fusA gene encoding elongation factor G, with translation MARKTPFHMVRNIGIAAHIDAGKTTTSERILFFTGISHKIGETHEGTATMDWMDQEKERGITITSAATTCFWKNHQINLIDTPGHVDFTIEVERSMRVLDGAVAVFCAVGGVQPQSETVWRQANKYRVPRIVFVNKMDRVGANFYNVEQQIKDRLKANPIPIQIPIGAEDDFKGVVDLVRMVAYVWEDDKVPTNYVEKEIPAELKEKAEEYRAKMIESVCETDDKLLEKFFGGEELSEAEIKEGIKKGCLSLSLVPMLCGTAFKNKGVQPLLDAVVEYLPAPDEVADIKGVYENGEEVTVPSTDDGEFAGLGFKIMTDPFVGQLTFVRVYRGKLESGSYVYNTVKNTKERIGRILRMHSNKREEIKELYAGEIGAIVGLKDTLTGDTLASEKDKVILERMEFPDPVISVAVEPKTKADQEKMGIALQKLAQEDPSFRVGTDEESGQTIISGMGELHLEIIVDRMLREFKVEAEVGKPQVAYRETIRKTVEQEYKYAKQSGGRGQYGHVYLRLEPMEPGSGYEFVNEIKGGVVPKEYIPAVDKGCQEAMQGGVLAGYPVEDVKVSLFDGSYHEVDSSEMAFKLAASMGFKEGARKAGAVILEPIMKVEIETPEEYMGDVIGDINKRRGQVNNMGERGGNKIIDAFCPLSEMFGYSTDLRSQTQGRATYSMEFDHYDEVPKNVSEEIIKKRNG, from the coding sequence ATGGCAAGAAAAACACCTTTTCACATGGTTAGAAATATAGGTATTGCAGCTCACATTGATGCAGGAAAAACAACAACAAGCGAGAGAATACTATTTTTTACGGGAATAAGTCATAAAATAGGCGAAACTCATGAGGGTACAGCCACAATGGACTGGATGGATCAAGAAAAAGAGCGTGGTATAACTATCACTTCTGCTGCGACAACATGTTTTTGGAAAAATCATCAGATTAATCTTATAGACACCCCGGGTCACGTTGATTTTACAATCGAAGTTGAAAGATCAATGAGGGTTTTAGATGGCGCTGTTGCTGTATTTTGTGCTGTTGGTGGTGTGCAACCACAAAGTGAGACAGTTTGGAGACAAGCTAATAAATACCGTGTTCCAAGAATAGTTTTCGTAAATAAAATGGACAGAGTTGGAGCAAATTTTTATAATGTCGAACAACAAATAAAAGATAGATTAAAAGCTAATCCTATTCCTATCCAAATTCCAATTGGCGCTGAGGATGATTTTAAAGGAGTAGTTGATCTTGTAAGAATGGTAGCTTATGTTTGGGAAGATGACAAGGTGCCAACAAATTATGTTGAAAAAGAAATTCCAGCAGAATTAAAAGAAAAAGCCGAAGAATATCGTGCTAAGATGATAGAATCTGTTTGTGAAACAGATGATAAGCTTTTAGAGAAATTTTTTGGCGGCGAAGAGTTAAGTGAAGCAGAAATAAAAGAAGGTATAAAAAAAGGTTGTTTGAGTCTTAGTTTGGTTCCAATGCTTTGTGGAACTGCTTTTAAAAATAAAGGTGTTCAACCGCTTCTTGATGCAGTAGTTGAATATTTGCCAGCTCCAGATGAAGTTGCCGATATAAAAGGTGTTTATGAAAATGGAGAAGAGGTAACTGTTCCTTCAACAGATGATGGAGAGTTTGCTGGACTTGGATTTAAGATTATGACAGATCCTTTTGTTGGTCAACTTACTTTCGTTCGTGTTTATCGTGGTAAACTTGAAAGTGGAAGTTATGTATATAATACAGTTAAAAATACAAAAGAGAGAATTGGTAGAATTTTAAGAATGCACTCAAATAAGCGTGAAGAGATAAAAGAGCTTTATGCTGGAGAAATAGGTGCTATAGTCGGCTTAAAAGATACTTTAACAGGTGATACACTAGCTAGTGAAAAAGATAAAGTTATTTTAGAGAGAATGGAATTTCCTGATCCTGTTATTAGTGTTGCAGTTGAGCCAAAAACAAAAGCAGATCAAGAAAAAATGGGTATTGCTCTTCAAAAACTTGCTCAAGAAGATCCAAGTTTTAGAGTTGGAACAGATGAAGAAAGCGGTCAAACAATCATATCTGGTATGGGCGAGCTACATCTTGAAATCATAGTAGATAGAATGTTAAGAGAATTTAAAGTTGAGGCTGAAGTTGGTAAACCGCAAGTTGCTTATAGAGAGACTATAAGAAAAACAGTTGAACAAGAGTATAAATATGCAAAACAGTCTGGTGGTCGCGGTCAGTATGGACATGTATATCTTCGTCTTGAGCCAATGGAACCAGGTAGCGGATATGAGTTTGTAAATGAGATTAAAGGTGGTGTTGTTCCAAAAGAGTATATTCCAGCTGTTGATAAAGGTTGCCAAGAAGCTATGCAAGGCGGCGTTTTGGCTGGATATCCAGTTGAAGATGTTAAAGTTTCTCTATTTGATGGAAGCTACCATGAAGTTGATTCTTCTGAAATGGCATTTAAACTTGCTGCGTCAATGGGCTTTAAAGAGGGTGCTAGAAAAGCAGGTGCAGTTATATTAGAGCCTATTATGAAAGTTGAGATAGAAACTCCTGAAGAGTATATGGGTGATGTTATAGGAGATATAAATAAACGTCGTGGTCAAGTAAATAACATGGGTGAGCGTGGAGGAAATAAGATTATAGATGCATTCTGCCCACTTTCAGAAATGTTTGGATACTCAACAGATTTAAGAAGCCAAACTCAAGGTCGTGCTACATATTCAATGGAATTTGATCATTATGATGAAGTTCCTAAAAATGTTAGCGAAGAGATCATAAAAAAGAGAAATGGCTAA
- a CDS encoding RluA family pseudouridine synthase has translation MVKEIYATYSSERLDIFLSRVLDISRNQIANLIKNANVKVNDILVLKPSFKIEENDKININFPQKQDIISDIKVDFDIEVIYEDDDLLVINKPPNLVVHSAPSVKEHTLVDWLVQRKTLLSNINGENRPGIVHRLDKGTSGVMVVAKNNIAHEKLSLQLRDKTMGRIYLALCDYALKENCIVEKPIGRNPSNRLKKGIVENGRYAKSAFANVFSNGNINLIAAKLFTGRTHQIRVHLSSISRHILGDNLYGFKSDNDKINRVMLHAFEIYFIHPSTNLPMSFCASLYSDFLDLIKIDKEFLDENLQIPNIRNLFCDISKWVCHKITK, from the coding sequence ATAGTGAAAGAAATTTATGCAACTTATAGCAGTGAAAGATTAGATATTTTTTTATCTCGTGTTTTAGATATATCTAGAAATCAAATTGCAAATTTGATAAAAAATGCAAATGTAAAAGTAAATGATATTTTGGTTTTAAAACCATCTTTTAAAATAGAAGAAAATGATAAAATAAACATAAATTTTCCACAAAAACAAGATATTATCTCAGATATAAAAGTAGATTTTGATATAGAGGTTATTTATGAAGATGATGATTTGCTTGTGATAAATAAACCGCCAAATTTAGTTGTTCACTCAGCACCAAGTGTAAAAGAGCATACTTTGGTTGATTGGCTAGTTCAACGAAAAACTTTGCTTTCAAATATAAATGGAGAAAATAGACCAGGTATTGTTCATAGATTAGATAAGGGAACAAGTGGTGTTATGGTCGTTGCAAAAAACAACATTGCTCATGAAAAATTAAGCTTACAACTTCGAGATAAAACAATGGGCAGAATTTATCTAGCACTTTGTGATTATGCATTAAAAGAAAATTGTATAGTTGAAAAGCCAATTGGTAGAAATCCATCAAATAGGCTTAAAAAAGGCATTGTAGAAAATGGAAGATATGCAAAAAGTGCATTTGCAAATGTATTTAGTAACGGAAATATAAATTTAATAGCAGCAAAATTATTTACTGGTAGAACTCATCAAATAAGAGTTCATTTAAGCTCAATATCAAGGCATATTTTAGGTGATAATTTATACGGATTTAAGAGCGATAATGATAAAATAAATAGAGTAATGCTTCATGCATTTGAAATTTATTTTATCCATCCAAGTACAAATTTACCTATGAGTTTTTGTGCTAGTTTGTATAGTGATTTTTTAGATTTAATTAAAATTGACAAGGAGTTTTTAGATGAAAATTTGCAAATACCTAATATCAGGAATTTGTTTTGCGATATTTCTAAATGGGTGTGCCACAAAATTACCAAATAG
- a CDS encoding winged helix-turn-helix domain-containing protein, translated as MILFKPIKFSAILDNIILIFKNKNNDKKLTKLTKQISIDLKTEKIFENKNEIFLSPIMHKLIILFSANLGSIVTFEMIEECVYNTQYVTKITIQNLVGNLRRKLNLNITNIYATGYVLNEYKICPQRDSNSRPQN; from the coding sequence ATGATTTTATTTAAACCAATAAAATTTAGTGCTATATTAGACAATATAATCCTTATATTTAAAAATAAAAACAATGATAAAAAACTAACAAAACTGACAAAACAAATAAGCATAGATTTAAAAACCGAGAAAATATTCGAAAATAAAAACGAAATTTTTTTAAGCCCAATAATGCATAAACTAATTATTCTATTTAGTGCAAATTTAGGATCTATAGTTACATTTGAAATGATAGAAGAATGTGTTTATAATACACAATATGTTACAAAGATAACAATACAAAATTTAGTAGGAAATTTAAGAAGAAAATTAAATCTTAATATTACAAATATATATGCAACAGGATATGTATTAAACGAATATAAAATATGTCCTCAGCGAGATTCGAACTCACGACCTCAAAATTAG
- the rpsL gene encoding 30S ribosomal protein S12 yields MPTINQLVRKGRKKITEKSKSPALKDCPQRRGVCTRVYTTTPKKPNSALRKVAKVRLTSGFEVISYIGGEGHNLQEHSIVLVRGGRVKDLPGVKYHIVRGALDTAGVAKRTVSRSKYGAKRPKDSK; encoded by the coding sequence GTGCCAACCATAAATCAATTGGTTAGAAAAGGACGCAAGAAAATTACCGAGAAATCAAAATCTCCTGCGTTAAAAGATTGTCCTCAAAGGAGAGGAGTTTGCACGAGAGTTTATACTACAACTCCTAAAAAACCAAACTCAGCTCTTAGAAAAGTTGCCAAAGTAAGGCTTACTAGTGGCTTTGAAGTAATTAGCTATATAGGTGGTGAAGGACACAACCTACAGGAACACTCAATAGTACTTGTTCGTGGCGGTCGTGTTAAAGACTTACCTGGTGTTAAATATCATATAGTTCGCGGAGCTCTTGATACTGCTGGAGTTGCTAAAAGAACTGTTTCTAGATCTAAATACGGTGCTAAACGCCCAAAAGATAGCAAATAA
- the rpsG gene encoding 30S ribosomal protein S7, producing MRRRKALVREVMPDPIYGSKIITKFINSLMYDGKKAVATEIMYGAIALIDKKGGEVKGIDVFNNAIENVKPVMEVKSRRVGGATYQVPIEVRPARQQALAIRWLISFSRKRSERTMIEKLAYELMDAANSKGASFKKKEDTYKMAEANKAFAHYRW from the coding sequence ATGAGAAGAAGAAAAGCCCTTGTTAGGGAAGTTATGCCTGATCCAATTTATGGCAGCAAAATCATTACTAAATTCATAAATTCATTAATGTACGATGGTAAAAAGGCAGTTGCAACCGAGATTATGTATGGTGCTATTGCTCTTATAGACAAAAAAGGTGGCGAAGTTAAAGGCATAGATGTTTTTAACAATGCTATTGAAAATGTAAAGCCTGTTATGGAGGTTAAATCACGCCGTGTTGGTGGTGCTACATATCAAGTTCCAATAGAAGTTCGTCCTGCTAGACAACAAGCTTTAGCAATCCGTTGGTTAATTTCTTTTTCAAGAAAAAGAAGCGAAAGAACTATGATAGAAAAATTAGCTTACGAGTTAATGGATGCTGCAAATTCAAAAGGTGCCTCATTTAAGAAAAAAGAAGATACTTATAAAATGGCTGAGGCAAATAAAGCATTTGCTCATTACCGCTGGTAA